AATCTGTTGTTGAAGAGTTCCGAAAATTAGAGTTTTCATGACTCAGAAGGGGGAAAGACCCATTTTCTACTCTTTGTCTACAGTTTGTCAGGAAAAATTCTTTGGGTGAGGGCTACAATCCCAGAGAATTCTATATGAACTGGATGTGCTAAGTTAATTCTGGAAAAGTCTTGTGTCTTTAGAGACAAACTGCTTTCTCTTATTTTGATGAAATGGGTGAGAGTGACTCCTTTGAATGAAGTGTACATTattggaacatatgaagctgccttatactgaatcagacccttggtccatcaaagtcagtattgtcttctcagattggcagcggctctccagggtctcaagctgaggtttttcacacctatttgcctggatccttttttttggagatgccagggattgaacctgggaccttctgcttcccaagcagatgccaccgtccctccccaaatttgaGAAATTGAGAATTTCATTCTGATTGATTAACAAGGATGCACAAAAATAAAGACTTCCTGGCTAATTTTTCGCCTTTATGTGTGTAAACTCTTTCTGCCCTGGAAATTGCATTTATAGTCATAATATAAGAGGTGGATTTTTGACCAGgtgctagaattttttttttacatggatTGCCATTTCAATCTTCATTTAGTCATatcagtgttgtttttttttgcaaacgATCCGGTGCTTAAGGTGAGCAAAACAAGGGAAACAAAATTAAGCTGCATTGTTATTTTCTCTTCTACTTTGAATATTGCAAGACCTCTCTTGTCTCTTTTCTCCTGCCAGGACTATTTCTATAACAAAAGGCCAAGTTCGTCTGTAATGACCAATTTCAGCAAATCGTTGTCTCTTGTGGAAGACGGACCGCACGATGCTAATCTGTACAACAGCACTTGGTCATCAAGCCATAATACCTCCAGCGGTGGACCGGATGAGGATTCCAATTCTGATTTCGCTATCTACATCTTCATGTTAAGTATTTGCATCACTGGACTGGTGGGGAACGGGATTGTCATCTATCTTCTCGGCTTCCACATTAAAAGGAGCCCTTTCACGACGTACATCCTGAACTTGGCTGTTGCTGACTTTGGGTTCCTTCTGTTTGGGGCTCTGACCTTAAGTTTAGAACTAACAGGCGAAATCTATTTCTGGGGAGTAATAATAATTGCATACTTTTTGATATTCACGTATACTGCGAGTCAACTTCTATTGACAACCATCAGCATCGACAGGTGCGTGTCGGTCCTCTTCCCAATCTGGCATCAATGCCACCGGCCACGACACCTGTCCACCATTGTGTGTGCTCTAATGTGGGCTCTCTCCTTCCTGACCTCAGGAAGTATAACACTTTCAGGCCTTTTGGGACATTTTGAGGCATACTGGATATTTTTCTCTCCTTTTATTGCAGGTTCTGTTGTCTTCTTCCCTCTGATCACTGTCTCCACCACCATTCTGTTGCTCAAACTGTTCTGTAAAGCACAGCAGCCTCGGAGCGGAAAGCTTCTAACCATCGTATTATTAACTCTCCTTTTTTACTTCATCTTTGCTTTCCCCATGAATGCTATCTACACAGTCAATTATTTTGCTGGTTATAAATACGTACATCTAGCAATATATGCCGACTTATGCGCCTGCCTCAACAGCTGTGTCAACCCGGTGATCTGTTTCCtggttgggaagaagaagatgggtCAACGAAGTAAGAGCCTGAAGTTCCTGCTCCAAAGGGCTttccaggaggaggaagagcacaGAGAGGAATGTGGCACCACAGCCCTGACATcactatagggctgccaagcccccggtcctggcggggaatcccccacccgggaggttccaacctccccctacatcgctggcatggtgatgtcacatcatcaaaatggtggcgcccatgaggggctgctctaggcacttctggggaaactctatagtttccccagacgctctagccatttggaaagctggggacttggcaatcctacatcaCTATGATACCTCCATTGCCGCATAATGCTTCTTGCTTTACCAATTAAATTGTAATTGTGAAAATATCCCACCTAATGTTTTGCTTTAAAATACTGGCAAGGTAAAATTTTGCTTGCTGTCGTGTTACTACATATTGCTGAGCTGTAAAGTGAGCCCCTTTTTTACTTTCCGTGAAAGATGATGTCATGCTGCCAGCGATGAGGTCAGAATGTTGCCCTATGACCCCCTCCCTGCCAGATGCCTTGAATCCCAGAGCTCCTTTTGTTCACAAGGCCTCACCCACCCAGAGGAGGAGTGAGGATTGGCCTTGTAGAAAGCCAGTAAATAACAATCATGACAATGCACAATCCATTGCTTTTCCTGAGTCAGCCTATCACTCAGCTGCACCGCATGCTCCGCGCATCAGCTCCAGTGCCATATTGGCATGCTGAGTTATGCATCGCAGCTGGGATCTGGTAGGACAACCCCTACCAGAGTTCAACTCCACCAGGGAGTCATGGGTGGACCGGCTCAGCTACTACATCAAATTGCACAAGATGGAGGAAGCCGCGGAAAAGAAGGCGCTCCTCTTGAGTTCATGctgggtggagaccatccagctgatgaagcggcTCATCGCACCTACCACCCTTGCGGCAGCCACATACAAGGACCTGATTGAGGTTATGACGGACCACTTATCACCACAACCGACCTGTCTCACACACAGACACGTGTTCTACATGAGGCAACAGTGACAGGTCGAGTTCGCGGCTGCATACCTCTCCAAGCTGCAAGGTCTCGCCCTGTGCTGTGAATTCACAGGGGACCTGGAGGAAATCCTGCTCGACCGTTTCATGGTGGGCGTTCAGGAGGAGAAACTGCACCACAAGCTGCTGGCCACCAATGACATCACCTTTACGAAGGCACTCCGACTGGTGACcacttttgagcaggaacacagcagCCACTCCGCAACAAGCACACACCAGGCTGCCACCTCATCGGCTTCCAACGGCTCAGATGGGGAAGAAGTGCACCAGCTCTGCCGCCAGCCCTGGCATGGACCATGACCCATGGCGCAACCACGGGCCACTGAGAAGCCAGCCATGCCAAAGTGTCTTGCATTTTGGGGACTGAATTTACAACatctgccatctgcttccttcttcctctctcttgcttccttctgcaccacagcttgctatGTCAGGATTGCTCAACTGCTCAAGAAaaaaagagcaaagcctctattttctccattggctgagactcctccccctcctggtcccctggggaagtaaggaaagagccagagcttcctttgcccaggttcctggatcccatgggagaaatcccaagaaagcatctttaagaccaataagtactaacattttaagcacgttttatttttttaaaaaaagtgtttgtgttctttataaaatttatatctctgctgcctaatcttaaataggtacacacacggcccagtccaacatggcccagcccggcccagcccaacaaggtctcatatatgtcagatccggccctcataacacatgagtcCAACAACCCTGATGTAGAAATGGTCCTGTGTCTGAATTCATAGCTCTTACAATTTGCTTGTTTTCTGTCATTGATCGTTTTTTCTAGTTCATTGACAGCTTCGTCTAGTTCACCATGGCATACACGGCATGATGCATATTAGcatccatggcgcagagtggtaaagccgcagtacagcagtcggagccctctgctcacaaccttgatccccggtggaagctgggttcaggtagccagctcgaggttgacttagccttccatccttccgaggtcggttaaatgagcacccagcttgctgggaggaaagtgtagatgactggggaaggcaatggcaaaccaccccgtaaaaagtctgctgtgaaaacatcgtgaaagcaacatcaccccagcgtcggaaacgactggtgcttgcacgggggacctttcccttttcaTACTCAATAATAAAGTAGTGTTACAGATACAGACTTACAAGGAAATAACACTGTACACTGTACAACATACAATGTGTGCGCATATACATTTTCCAAATGTGCATAAAAAATGAGCTCTCAATGGAATTTTGATTGTTATGCTTCCCATTTAGATCAAGtatctttatcaagagatgcacatGTAAACAACCTGTGAATcgaatctctagtccatgtcatatttgactgtgaggcttataacgatcatcgagaagtacttccattttccacggccatcccttttaccagtagccaaaaattcCATCTCCTTAATAATCTTCTTGGCGATAAGAACCCTGAGGtcacatacaaattagcaaaattcgACTGGCATGCCACAAGAATAAGGGAAACTCTAATGCTTcggtcaggaaatggctaaacacctttgccaatctgttggctgtaactgccacgttctgttatatttgtagtttcacaatagtattttatgcctttttatgtatgattttaatcCGTTtcaattttgtatgattttactgtttcaAATGCTGGCTTAAGCTGTGGAT
Above is a window of Heteronotia binoei isolate CCM8104 ecotype False Entrance Well chromosome 7, APGP_CSIRO_Hbin_v1, whole genome shotgun sequence DNA encoding:
- the LOC132574864 gene encoding mas-related G-protein coupled receptor member H-like, translating into MSLMGDIIMLATSGEDYFYNKRPSSSVMTNFSKSLSLVEDGPHDANLYNSTWSSSHNTSSGGPDEDSNSDFAIYIFMLSICITGLVGNGIVIYLLGFHIKRSPFTTYILNLAVADFGFLLFGALTLSLELTGEIYFWGVIIIAYFLIFTYTASQLLLTTISIDRCVSVLFPIWHQCHRPRHLSTIVCALMWALSFLTSGSITLSGLLGHFEAYWIFFSPFIAGSVVFFPLITVSTTILLLKLFCKAQQPRSGKLLTIVLLTLLFYFIFAFPMNAIYTVNYFAGYKYVHLAIYADLCACLNSCVNPVICFLVGKKKMGQRSKSLKFLLQRAFQEEEEHREECGTTALTSL